The following are encoded together in the Salvia hispanica cultivar TCC Black 2014 chromosome 6, UniMelb_Shisp_WGS_1.0, whole genome shotgun sequence genome:
- the LOC125194500 gene encoding adenine nucleotide transporter BT1, chloroplastic/mitochondrial-like, with product MIGGGGEMKSQSFKKGGILSDSHLGLQWSNQDCNFYPDGGLFASVQMGNEGNEGLKLPYPDLLMKYVSLPEGFGEAKGLGGKKKKRGLQLKIKISNPSLRRLVSGGIAGAVSRTVVAPLETIRTHLMVGSSGHSTTEVFNNIMKTDGWKGLFRGNFVNVIRVAPSKAIELFVYDTVNKNLSSKPGEQPKLPIPPSLVAGASAGVTSTLVTYPLELLKTRLTIQRGVYNGLLDAFVKILQEGGPGELYRGLAPSLIGVIPYAAANYCAYDTLRKAYRKIFKQAKIGNIETLLIGSAAGAISSTATFPLEVARKHMQVGAVSGRHVYNNVLHALACILERDGIQGLYKGLGPSCLKLVPAAGISFMCYEACKKILVEREEDA from the exons ATGATAGGCGGTGGAGGAGAAATGAAATCTCAATCGTTCAAGAAAGGTGGGATTTTATCAGACTCTCATCTGGGACTTCAATGGAGCAATCAAGATTGCAACTTTTATCCAGACGGTGGGTTGTTTGCCTCTGTGCAAATgggaaatgaaggaaatgAGGGTCTGAAATTACCCTATCCTGATTTGCTAATGAAATATGTTTCACTGCCTGAGGGGTTTGGTGAGGCGAAGGGTTTGGggggaaagaagaaaaaaagggggCTTCAGCTTAAGATTAAGATCTCTAATCCTTCATTAAGGAGGCTAGTTAGTGGTGGGATTGCCGGGGCGGTTTCTAGGACTGTTGTTGCTCCTTTGGAGACGATTAGGACTCACTTGATGGTAGGTAGCAGTGGGCATTCCACAACTGAGGTGTTCAACAATATTATGAAAACAGATGGATGGAAAGGATTGTTTAGAGGGAATTTTGTGAATGTGATTCGTGTTGCACCGAGCAAAGCCATAGAG TTATTTGTTTATGATACTGTCAACAAGAACTTGTCTTCGAAACCCGGTGAACAGCCCAAATTACCCATTCCTCCTTCTCTAGTCGCGGGTGCCTCAGCTGGGGTCACCTCAACGCTGGTCACCTACCCCCTCGAGCTACTCAAAACTCGACTAACCATACAG AGAGGAGTCTACAATGGTCTGCTGGATGCATTTGTCAAAATACTGCAAGAGGGTGGGCCTGGCGAGCTCTACAGAGGCCTCGCCCCGAGCCTGATTGGCGTAATCCCTTATGCTGCCGCCAACTACTGCGCCTACGACACTCTGCGGAAAGCCTACAGGAAAATCTTCAAACAAGCAAAGATAGGCAATATAGAAACACTCTTGATTGGGTCAGCAGCTGGCGCCATTTCTAGCACAGCCACATTCCCTCTTGAAGTTGCGCGCAAGCACATGCAGGTGGGGGCCGTGAGCGGGAGGCATGTGTACAACAACGTTCTGCATGCTCTCGCCTGCATCCTCGAACGAGATGGGATACAAGGTTTGTACAAAGGGCTCGGGCCAAGCTGTCTGAAGCTGGTGCCTGCGGCTGGGATATCTTTCATGTGTTATGAAGCATGTAAGAAGATTTtggtagagagagaagaggatgCATAG